From the genome of Vigna angularis cultivar LongXiaoDou No.4 chromosome 11, ASM1680809v1, whole genome shotgun sequence, one region includes:
- the LOC128194648 gene encoding uncharacterized protein LOC128194648, whose protein sequence is MVERAKVLEKNVAEVEQQKKQQQQAVRGPISSRNNINLKRTSYARPTLPSNAGGSYTQSVSVVGQFGQQGIVKCFQCGGPHYRSSCPQLIGAKYCTRCRRSGHVENECNVGGRPVMRPPNAGRGQQGRGGRAQAAGRACVEKLGLAESEMQFDLVVSTLAAGEVRTSTMCIRCPIEVEGRRYKVNLICLPLKELEVILGMDWLAANHILIDCGAKKLVFPDEEEEELFVTLGQLKEDIMEGASCFLIMTHTDEEFEDLSHERSSSSKPSGGRSVVDEFPDVFPDEVPGLPPPREVEFTIDLVSTAGPISIAPYRMSPAELVELKKQIEDLMDKKFIRPSASPWGAPVLLVKKKVDSSRLCIDYRQLNKLTIKNKYPLPRIDDLLDQLHGATIFSKIDLRSGYHQIRVKEGDVQKTAFRSRYGHYEYVVMSFSVTNAPAIFMDYMNRIFRPYLDKFVVVFIDDILIYSKSCEEHEEHLRMVLGVLREKELYAKLSKCKFWMKEVQFLGHVVSAGGISVDPAKVRAMLEWESPRSVTEVRSFVGLVGYYRHFIEGFSKIVAPLTQLTRKDHPFAWTDRCESSFQELKQKLTSAPVFVIPDMAKPFEVYCDASHQGLGCVLMQERRAVAYASRQLKIHEKNYPTHDLELATVVCALKIWRRYLYGSTFQVFSDHKRKANVVADALSRKVVHVSSMMVRELSLVESFRDLRLQFDLEPNIIRCCNLRISSNVFDRIREK, encoded by the exons gcaacaacaacaaGCAGTAAGAGGACCCATATCTTCAAGGAACAATATTAATCTAAAGAGGACGTCGTACGCTCGTCCAACATTGCCTTCAAATGCTGGTGGGTCTTACACTCAATCAGTGAGTGTTGTCGGACAGTTTGGGCAGCAGGGAATAGTGAAGTGTTTTCAGTGTGGGGGACCCCACTATCGATCGTCGTGTCCTCAATTGATAGGAGCAAAATATTGCACTCGCTGCAGGAGAAGCGGACATGTGGAGAACGAGTGCAACGTGGGAGGACGACCGGTGATGAGGCCACCAAATGCTGGAAGAGGTCAACAAGGGAGAGGTGGCCGAGCGCAAGCGGCTGGTCGG gcgtgcgttgagaaACTGGGTTTAGCTGAGAGCGAGATGCAGTttgacttggtggtgtcaaccctagcggctggtgaggttaggacaTCTACAATGTGCATTAGATGTCCTATCGAGGTGGAAGGGCGTAGATATAAGGTGAACCTCATCTGCTTACCTCTAAAAGAGTTAGAggtgattttaggaatggattggttggctgccaatcACATTCTCATAGACTGTGGTGCTAAGAAGTTGGTATTTccggatgaagaagaagaagagttatttgtgacgctcggtcagctgaaGGAGGACATCATGGAGGGCGCTAGTTGTTTTCTGATCATGACGCACACGGATGAAGAGTTTGAAGATTTAAGTCATGAACGATCGTCCAGTAGCAAGCCGAGTGGAGGACGATCGGTTGTGGATGAATTCCCGGACGTCTTTCCGGATGAAGTACCCGGACTACCTCCTCCTCGCGAGGTAGAATTCACAATTGATTTGGTGTCGACAGCAGGGCCCATTTCTATTGCACCCTATCGGATGTCACCAGCAGAGTTGGTCGAACTcaagaagcaaattgaagatCTAATGGATAAGAAATTCATCAGGCCGAGCgcatcaccttggggagcgcctgttctcttagtgaagaagaaggttgaCAGCTCTCGGCTTTGTATTGACTACAGACAGttaaacaagctgaccatcaagaacaagtatccccTGCCTAGGATTGACGATCTGTTGGATCAATTACATGGGGCTACCATATTTTCAAAGATTGATTTGAGGTCTGGGTATCATCAGATTCGAGTTAAGGAAGGGGACGTTCAGAAGACTGCCTTCAGGTCTCGTtacggacactacgagtatgtagtgatgtCGTTCAGTGTCACTAACGCACCAGCGatattcatggactacatgaatcgCATCTTTAGGCCGTACCTGGACAAGTTCGTGGTCGTCTTCATTGATGATATCctcatctactccaagagctgtgaagaacatgaagaacaCTTAAGGATGGTACTAGGCGTATTGAGGGAAAAAGAGTTGTACGCCAAGTTATCCAAGTGTAAgttttggatgaaggaagtgcAGTTCTTGGGGCACGTAGTCTCTGCTGGAGGTATCTCAGTGGATCCGGCCAAGGTACGAGCGATGTTAGAATGGGAGAGTCCGCGTTCGGTCACTGAAGTCCGAAGTTTCGTGGGGCTGGTGGGCTACTATAGGCACTTTATTGAAGGattctctaagatagtagcTCCGTTGACTCAGCTGACCAGAAAAGATCACCCGTTCGcgtggaccgatcggtgtgaatcGAGTTTCCAAGAACTGAAGcagaagttgacgagcgctccagtctTCGTTATTCCTGACATGGCCAAACCGTTCGAAGTGTATTGTGATGCCTCTCATCAAGGTTTGGGCTGTGTACTTATGCAAGAAAGAAGGGCGGTCGCGTACGCTTCTCGACAACTGAAGATCCACGAGAAGAACTATCCAACGCACGACTTGGAATTGGCAACTGTGGTCTGCGCATTGAAGATTTGGAGACGCTACTTGTATGGATCTACATTCCAAGTctttagtgatcacaaga GGAAGGCGAACGTTGTAGCGGACGCTTTGAGCAGAAAGGTAGTTCATGTCTCGTCCATGATGGTCAGAGAATTAAGCTTGGTGGAGAGttttagagatctaaggttgcAGTTCGACTTGGAACCGAACATAATCAGatgctgtaaccttagaatatccaGTAACGTCTTTGACCGAATCAGAGAGAAGTAG